A genomic region of Bernardetia sp. ABR2-2B contains the following coding sequences:
- a CDS encoding 7TM diverse intracellular signaling domain-containing protein encodes MSLALAISFLFNFSVQAQVFDLSDSTKVYALGKDVFILPDTEGTYTIDDVSRTDKVKDFRLYKDTKPVYDDDTDIYWVRFTLKNTFASRKLYLLKAKDAEVAYLYTPTTNGISYIRSEDGIIFPHYSRNIKIDRSACFVVTLDRFESKTFFLRVEHRTAFAKQNKELLNTLEHLTIEDLSRAIELSKERRYYQGFYLGAMVLLALNSLFVSFLFRDSRYLYYVGLLFMAALLNMIFEEYLIEFFIPNDPSLNWLLTVPVTALLWFFYTLFFRSFLNLKKVAPFWDKFFIGIAGLCLVIFGLTFIGLHKMQWMVGLLVFTISVALVVNTGIVIKLKHRPASFLLAANIVYFGGILIFAMAQLELIPRSYFAMHASQFADILLGLFVSLGLADRVNYLRTEIERRNEENRVLIEEQKTKLEKEVAERTREITKINMELVTQQEEVTRQKEQIEKANENLQGQQGELRKAYQDINLLSDIGRDITASLDIGVIINTVYKHVDEMMDATVFGIGTYDEEREIIGFSHFYKEGEMVPYREAPINDDRLSTWCARNKKPIFITDFDEEYSQFLEEKARGVLVEERNSIIYYPLIQEEKLLGVITVQSPLKNAYSRNHYRILESLAAYITIALSNYDAYQTIQLAKDEIDRKNLQITDSLRYARDIQGVILPGERRFKRLFKEHFLLYKPKDFVSGDFFWIEEYENKTFVGVIDCTGHGVPGAFMSLIGTMQLNQILSKTQEPSEILDQLHIGIKKALKQDIYNNDDGMDVCLCCIEHLEEINRYKVVFAGAKRPLYYVSNDALHQLKGTRKTIGGRGKNDKPFEQEEIWLNEGDAVYFTTDGYVDQSSPRKKKIGTMQLLTWLEQINAQPMEKQGEFFKEELERHQQYEEQRDDITLLGIRL; translated from the coding sequence TTGTCCTTAGCTCTAGCAATAAGTTTTTTATTCAATTTTTCAGTCCAAGCACAAGTTTTTGATTTAAGTGATTCTACAAAAGTGTATGCTTTGGGCAAAGACGTATTTATCTTGCCAGATACAGAAGGAACATATACAATAGATGATGTCAGCAGAACTGATAAGGTAAAAGATTTTAGGCTTTATAAAGATACTAAACCTGTTTATGATGATGATACAGATATTTATTGGGTTCGTTTTACACTAAAAAATACGTTTGCAAGTCGTAAACTTTATCTTCTAAAAGCAAAAGATGCAGAAGTAGCTTATCTTTATACACCTACCACCAATGGAATTAGTTATATAAGAAGTGAGGACGGAATTATTTTTCCTCATTACAGTAGAAATATAAAAATAGACCGTTCGGCTTGTTTTGTTGTTACCTTAGATAGATTTGAATCGAAAACTTTTTTTCTACGTGTAGAACATCGTACAGCATTTGCAAAACAGAATAAAGAACTTCTCAATACATTAGAACATCTCACAATAGAAGATTTATCTCGTGCTATCGAACTTTCAAAAGAACGACGTTACTATCAAGGTTTTTATTTGGGTGCTATGGTTCTTTTAGCTCTGAATAGTCTATTTGTTTCATTTTTATTTAGAGATAGCCGTTACTTATATTATGTAGGGCTTCTGTTTATGGCAGCCCTTCTGAATATGATTTTTGAGGAGTATTTGATAGAGTTTTTTATTCCAAATGACCCATCACTAAACTGGTTATTGACCGTTCCTGTTACAGCTTTACTGTGGTTTTTTTACACATTATTTTTCAGAAGTTTTCTAAATCTTAAAAAAGTAGCTCCTTTTTGGGATAAGTTTTTTATTGGCATAGCTGGTCTTTGTTTGGTTATTTTTGGACTTACTTTCATAGGTCTTCATAAGATGCAATGGATGGTAGGTTTGCTTGTCTTTACTATTTCTGTCGCACTTGTTGTCAATACTGGTATTGTAATTAAACTGAAACATCGTCCTGCTTCTTTTTTACTAGCTGCAAATATTGTTTACTTTGGTGGAATTTTGATTTTTGCAATGGCTCAATTAGAGCTTATTCCTAGAAGTTATTTTGCTATGCATGCCTCACAGTTTGCCGATATTTTATTAGGTTTATTTGTTTCCTTAGGACTTGCTGACCGTGTAAATTACTTGCGCACTGAAATAGAGCGAAGAAATGAAGAGAATAGAGTTTTGATAGAGGAACAAAAAACGAAATTAGAAAAAGAAGTAGCTGAACGTACACGAGAAATTACCAAAATAAATATGGAACTCGTTACACAACAAGAAGAGGTTACTAGGCAAAAGGAGCAAATTGAAAAAGCAAACGAAAATCTACAAGGACAACAGGGAGAGCTAAGAAAAGCCTATCAAGATATAAATCTTTTAAGCGATATTGGAAGAGATATTACAGCTTCTTTGGATATTGGCGTAATTATAAATACAGTGTATAAGCACGTCGATGAAATGATGGACGCTACTGTTTTTGGAATTGGAACATACGATGAAGAGAGAGAAATTATAGGCTTTAGCCATTTTTATAAAGAAGGTGAAATGGTTCCTTACAGAGAAGCTCCAATTAATGATGATAGACTTTCTACGTGGTGTGCTAGAAATAAAAAACCTATTTTCATAACTGATTTTGATGAAGAATATTCACAATTTTTGGAAGAAAAAGCTCGTGGTGTCTTGGTAGAAGAACGAAATTCTATTATTTATTATCCTTTGATTCAAGAAGAAAAACTATTAGGAGTAATTACGGTACAAAGTCCACTCAAAAATGCTTATTCTCGTAATCATTATCGTATTTTGGAAAGTTTGGCTGCTTATATTACTATTGCACTTTCAAATTATGATGCCTATCAAACGATACAACTTGCAAAAGATGAGATTGACAGAAAAAATCTACAAATTACAGATTCATTACGCTATGCAAGAGATATTCAAGGCGTAATTTTGCCTGGAGAACGTCGTTTCAAACGTTTATTTAAAGAACACTTTTTACTTTATAAGCCTAAAGATTTTGTTTCAGGAGATTTCTTTTGGATAGAGGAATATGAAAACAAAACTTTTGTAGGAGTGATTGATTGTACAGGACACGGCGTACCAGGGGCATTTATGTCTCTTATCGGAACAATGCAACTCAATCAAATTTTATCAAAAACACAAGAGCCATCAGAAATTTTGGATCAGCTTCATATTGGAATTAAAAAAGCCTTAAAGCAAGATATTTATAATAATGATGATGGAATGGATGTTTGTTTGTGTTGTATTGAGCATTTAGAAGAAATAAATAGGTATAAAGTAGTTTTTGCAGGTGCAAAACGTCCTCTCTACTATGTAAGTAACGATGCTCTACATCAACTTAAAGGAACACGAAAAACTATTGGAGGAAGAGGAAAGAATGACAAACCATTTGAGCAAGAAGAAATTTGGCTCAATGAGGGAGATGCTGTTTATTTCACAACTGATGGATATGTTGATCAGTCTTCACCACGCAAAAAGAAAATAGGTACAATGCAACTTCTTACTTGGTTAGAACAAATCAATGCTCAACCAATGGAAAAACAAGGAGAGTTTTTCAAAGAAGAACTGGAAAGACACCAGCAATATGAAGAACAGCGAGATGATATTACTCTTTTAGGAATTAGGTTATAG
- a CDS encoding ABC transporter permease, producing the protein MRLIDTDKWSEIIDTLFRHKLRTSLTALGVGWGIFMLVLLLGAGKGLQNGVEYNFRDDAVNSLWLYDGQTSVAYKGMPVGRQIQFKNEDYDALENIDGIEYTSGRFYLRGDFITRYKDKSSSYNTRCVHPEHKYLENTIMDDGRFINQTDLDKKRKVVVIGKLVAEELFEGFEENPQIPIKKWISIGDVPFQVVGVFSDNGNEREMQYMYLPITTAQLAFNGKNRINQLMMTVGDASVKEANAIAKNIQKDFAARHKFSPDDDRAVRVRNTVEEFEKFQMLFLFIRGFVWVVSLMTILAGIIGVSNIMLIIVKERTKEIGVRKALGATPYSIVSLIVSEAIVITSVAGFFGLTLGVGAIMGMKMLVGDGGAFFRNPEVDLYVVLVAIGLLVFSGALAGFFPAYKAAKIAPIVALRAD; encoded by the coding sequence ATGAGATTAATAGATACAGATAAGTGGAGTGAGATAATTGATACACTCTTTAGACACAAACTCCGAACTTCATTAACTGCTTTGGGCGTTGGCTGGGGGATTTTTATGCTTGTTCTGCTTTTAGGAGCAGGAAAAGGACTTCAAAATGGTGTAGAATATAATTTTAGAGATGATGCTGTAAATAGTTTGTGGCTTTATGACGGACAAACATCGGTTGCGTATAAAGGAATGCCAGTTGGTCGTCAGATTCAATTTAAAAATGAAGATTATGATGCCTTAGAAAATATAGATGGAATAGAATATACATCTGGAAGGTTTTATTTGAGAGGAGATTTTATTACAAGGTATAAAGACAAGAGTTCGTCTTATAATACTCGTTGTGTTCATCCAGAACACAAATATCTTGAAAATACAATTATGGATGATGGACGGTTTATTAATCAAACTGATTTAGATAAAAAAAGAAAAGTAGTCGTGATTGGAAAATTAGTTGCTGAAGAACTTTTCGAAGGCTTTGAAGAAAATCCACAAATTCCTATTAAAAAATGGATTAGTATTGGAGATGTTCCTTTTCAAGTAGTAGGTGTTTTTTCAGACAATGGTAATGAGCGAGAAATGCAATATATGTATTTGCCTATCACAACAGCACAACTTGCTTTTAATGGAAAAAATCGTATTAATCAACTCATGATGACCGTCGGCGATGCTTCTGTGAAGGAAGCAAATGCTATTGCAAAAAATATTCAGAAAGACTTTGCAGCACGTCATAAATTTTCCCCTGATGATGATAGAGCTGTAAGAGTTCGGAATACAGTAGAAGAATTCGAAAAATTTCAAATGCTTTTTCTCTTTATCCGAGGTTTTGTTTGGGTAGTAAGTCTAATGACTATTTTGGCTGGAATAATTGGGGTAAGCAATATTATGCTAATTATTGTAAAAGAACGCACAAAAGAGATTGGTGTCAGAAAAGCACTTGGTGCAACTCCTTACTCTATCGTCAGTTTGATTGTAAGTGAAGCAATTGTAATTACTTCTGTGGCTGGTTTCTTCGGACTTACTTTGGGAGTAGGTGCTATTATGGGAATGAAAATGCTTGTAGGAGATGGAGGAGCTTTTTTTAGAAATCCAGAAGTAGATTTGTATGTAGTCTTGGTGGCTATTGGGTTGCTTGTGTTTTCAGGAGCTTTAGCAGGTTTTTTTCCTGCTTACAAGGCTGCCAAAATTGCTCCTATTGTGGCACTTAGAGCAGATTAG
- a CDS encoding SMI1/KNR4 family protein: protein MKLVHSFPSLTENLITKLETILQKEFGYPSIPNDYKEFLLKSNGGYVSPGYVEDTEITQHQKEVVFETPLKWVKNNNEPVKPCLVAFFVVWLENDMNESEVEDWDMSELVASNEHSKLDFDILPNNMMSIAKCSHPDCADMLCISLDEKEYGSIYYNYGLCNHPANFHGNFYQNRIEKVFEEYNIDSYEQIDEETIKGQEVIDHIKRAYFVKVGNSFSEFLESCKVIEVEREI, encoded by the coding sequence ATGAAATTAGTACATTCTTTTCCTTCTTTGACAGAAAATTTGATTACTAAATTAGAAACTATACTTCAAAAAGAGTTTGGCTATCCTTCAATTCCTAATGATTATAAAGAATTTTTGTTGAAAAGTAATGGAGGATATGTTTCTCCTGGTTATGTAGAGGATACAGAAATTACTCAACATCAAAAAGAGGTAGTTTTTGAAACTCCTTTAAAGTGGGTAAAAAACAATAATGAGCCTGTAAAACCTTGTTTAGTTGCCTTTTTCGTAGTTTGGTTAGAAAATGATATGAATGAGAGTGAGGTTGAGGATTGGGACATGTCTGAACTAGTAGCTTCTAATGAACATTCAAAACTTGACTTTGATATTTTGCCAAATAACATGATGTCTATTGCAAAATGTAGTCATCCAGATTGTGCTGATATGCTGTGTATATCATTAGATGAAAAAGAGTACGGTTCGATATATTACAATTACGGATTATGTAACCATCCTGCAAATTTTCATGGCAACTTCTATCAAAATAGAATAGAGAAAGTTTTTGAAGAGTATAATATTGATAGTTATGAACAAATAGACGAAGAAACTATAAAGGGACAAGAAGTTATAGACCACATAAAAAGAGCATACTTTGTCAAAGTAGGAAATAGTTTTTCAGAGTTTTTAGAAAGCTGTAAGGTTATAGAAGTAGAAAGAGAGATTTGA
- a CDS encoding 1,4-dihydroxy-2-naphthoate polyprenyltransferase, producing the protein MNLKSWIEAARLRTLPLALASMLMGCFLAAINGYFDIKIASLTILTAILLQVLSNYANDYGDSIHGADHKGRVGPKRAVQEGKITSAQMRKAVILFSVLSFVSGVLLLIVAIDFQKESSWKTLGFFLGLGVFCIAGAILYTAGKKPYGYMGLGDIAVLIFFGWVAGGGTYFLQAQAFFQTSTDFQAISWDIFLPATSCGLFAVGVLNLNNIRDINSDILAGKNSIPVRIGKEKASIYHASVLVLAWLCALIFLGLNYQNLTNLIFLITFPLFIRNIIQVFKRKDMELDPLLKQLALSTLLFVILFGVSFLI; encoded by the coding sequence ATGAATTTAAAATCTTGGATAGAAGCTGCACGATTACGAACCTTGCCTTTGGCTCTTGCAAGTATGCTAATGGGTTGTTTTTTGGCTGCTATAAATGGATATTTTGATATAAAAATAGCTTCTCTGACTATTTTGACGGCTATTTTACTGCAAGTTTTATCAAATTATGCTAATGATTATGGAGATAGCATTCACGGTGCAGACCACAAAGGCAGAGTAGGTCCTAAACGTGCTGTACAGGAAGGAAAAATTACGTCTGCACAGATGCGAAAGGCTGTTATTTTGTTTTCTGTTTTGTCATTTGTGAGTGGTGTTTTATTACTGATTGTGGCAATAGATTTTCAAAAAGAGAGTAGCTGGAAAACGCTTGGTTTCTTTTTAGGATTGGGTGTTTTTTGTATTGCTGGAGCGATTCTCTACACAGCAGGAAAGAAACCCTATGGTTATATGGGTTTGGGAGATATTGCTGTTTTGATTTTCTTTGGTTGGGTGGCAGGTGGAGGAACATATTTTTTACAAGCACAAGCCTTTTTCCAAACTTCTACAGATTTTCAAGCTATTTCTTGGGATATTTTTCTTCCTGCTACAAGTTGTGGGCTTTTTGCTGTTGGTGTTCTAAATCTGAATAACATTAGAGATATAAATTCGGATATTTTGGCTGGAAAAAACTCTATTCCTGTCCGAATTGGTAAGGAAAAAGCTAGTATTTATCATGCTTCTGTTTTGGTTTTGGCTTGGCTTTGCGCACTCATTTTTTTAGGTTTAAATTATCAAAATCTTACAAACCTTATTTTCTTGATTACGTTTCCATTATTTATACGAAATATCATTCAAGTTTTCAAAAGAAAAGACATGGAACTTGACCCACTTTTGAAACAACTTGCGCTTTCTACTTTGCTTTTTGTAATCCTTTTTGGAGTGAGTTTTTTGATATGA
- a CDS encoding T9SS type A sorting domain-containing protein, whose translation MNPLYSFMRYKNIFSFIFLSIFSCLIAQAQTGPGGVGTNTGVAPLQLWQRADAITPIPADGAATDFIDVSGHNRHSTNSNGGGDGVRALYQANIANTFPIIRFNGLNTTAGSQYDDAYAYAARTVFVVCRPSSTTQNTGDLGQLWGDYDPTQAQVAIDARGGGNNRGFSFDGSGGTQARYSINGANFTGFVGNSNVQQWTYNQFEVFSVEFQSTQAMTNQRISTLAQNFTTDHRFGGDLAEIIVYDRVLNNAERIIVQNYLSSKYQGTALTLNDFYSHDAVTAQPFFHDVVGVGRETGTNTHLASTSSFVEINAVNTINPNSYLFMGHDNGNIGTYTTTNSPAGYERVARTWRADVTGTIGTVTFRIDASQLPGAAACQLNILTDGDNDFTSGATITPLTQVGATSIYQGTLAIPDNVYFTVAQASGAVISLTATANGNSGEVDLTWTNPGLANFQEYRIYGGLSNNPTNLLATITDQTTLATTLTGLTNCRLNYFRLVPVTLTDVESPCEGTDTAIPTNGAVPTAMNFTAATPVTLPSPNGQVTLTFDASGDTEIRQIRVYRYRNGDPIPPTPSVTFTSGIDETTTSVAVAGLFPSPPSTCFRITQVNACGEESPISGEQCASITVQPEICNNSIDDDGDGNIDCGDPDCAGIDDCPGCIFQITDPGEFQLFQFKVIPVNGNNIGYQTPIFGDVDGDGETEIVVLGDNGIISVLNPRNDGNPDVEYTQTGLRDPDGATSLLTMANVDGDAFIEFFYVTSDNNSPVVSYQYVPGVGFQLEWESDDPAINPIAARRVSNTDRANTNLTDFNEDGVPEVYTGGTIFNAQTGEWLGYVGAGNPDGDPRDTGDPIFQISNAADVLPNAFCADCAGLELLAGNTVYSVNIATNTITPVAVAPIPLIGGFRDAVMSVADMDNDGDIDAVVSGYGRIYVWDIQTPTLLSNVFDLRAYNPGDFINGVEGVGGANPYSGIPTINDFDNDGRNEFGVTKANGVVMFNDVDTANIAANGGDLQPMWTLPTTDDSGTTGLSSFDFLGTGFANLVYRDQTKVRIFQGASGDVYFNSQTSGFPTCASGTGMEIPTIGDVNNDGQTEIIASCNGRVIIYQSSNIPWLPSRDVWNQVNYNITNINGDLTVPATITTPNYLTVAPPLNNYMAQRPLSNSTVPFIPAADIVALVDVDDGAINLGNCPSEVTFTIDIENQGDADVTVQYPITFYSNDPQGSSWTQLSNFAINDGLAVGEQREYTYSFPLTSDPADVYVVLNDAGGSTPGSPISLPNTSVAECEYNNNFLGPYTIANCFDPLPIQLIYFNGQDKGDKVQLDWATASEKDNAYFEVQRSFDGQDFVTIDVIQGQKISTQTREYQTFDYENWTGVVYYRLKQVDTDGTPTLSNTIVFRRNNDLDITIYPNPISSGQNLNIEGLNGEWKAILYDMAGRSIESWNITFDRQTYTTPFPNLQRGMYIIQLESLDNNEEGKIIKKIIVE comes from the coding sequence ATGAATCCTTTATATAGTTTTATGAGATATAAAAATATTTTTTCATTTATATTTCTAAGTATTTTTTCCTGTTTAATAGCACAAGCTCAAACAGGTCCTGGAGGAGTTGGAACAAATACAGGAGTAGCACCTTTACAATTATGGCAACGTGCTGATGCTATTACACCTATACCTGCTGATGGAGCTGCGACTGATTTTATAGATGTTTCTGGACATAATAGACATTCAACTAATTCGAATGGTGGAGGTGATGGCGTGCGTGCATTATACCAAGCTAATATAGCTAATACATTTCCCATTATTCGTTTTAATGGTTTGAATACAACTGCTGGTTCACAGTACGATGATGCTTACGCATATGCTGCACGTACTGTATTCGTAGTTTGCAGACCTTCTTCTACTACACAAAATACTGGTGATTTAGGACAATTATGGGGAGACTATGACCCCACTCAGGCACAAGTTGCTATAGATGCTCGTGGGGGAGGAAATAATAGAGGTTTTAGTTTTGATGGTTCAGGAGGAACGCAAGCTAGATATTCTATTAATGGAGCAAACTTTACAGGTTTTGTAGGAAACTCAAATGTACAACAATGGACTTATAATCAGTTTGAAGTGTTTTCTGTAGAGTTTCAAAGTACACAAGCTATGACCAATCAACGTATTAGTACTTTAGCACAAAACTTTACAACAGACCACAGGTTTGGAGGTGATTTAGCAGAAATAATTGTCTATGATAGAGTTTTGAATAATGCAGAAAGAATTATAGTACAAAATTATCTTTCTTCAAAATATCAAGGAACAGCACTTACTCTAAATGATTTTTATTCTCACGATGCCGTAACTGCACAGCCATTTTTCCATGATGTAGTGGGAGTTGGAAGAGAAACAGGAACGAATACACACCTTGCTTCTACATCATCTTTTGTAGAAATTAATGCTGTAAACACCATAAATCCAAATTCATATCTCTTTATGGGACACGATAATGGAAATATAGGCACTTATACAACAACAAACTCTCCTGCTGGATATGAACGAGTTGCAAGAACTTGGAGAGCAGATGTTACAGGTACAATAGGGACAGTTACTTTTAGAATAGATGCTTCTCAGCTACCTGGTGCTGCTGCCTGTCAGTTAAATATTCTTACAGACGGAGATAATGACTTTACAAGTGGTGCAACAATTACTCCCCTCACGCAAGTTGGTGCTACTTCTATTTACCAAGGAACTCTTGCTATTCCAGATAATGTCTATTTTACAGTAGCACAAGCATCAGGAGCAGTTATATCTCTTACAGCAACTGCCAATGGAAACTCTGGAGAAGTAGATTTGACTTGGACAAACCCAGGGCTTGCTAATTTTCAAGAGTATAGAATCTATGGAGGACTTTCTAATAACCCTACCAATTTATTAGCTACTATTACTGACCAAACTACATTAGCTACTACACTTACAGGACTAACAAACTGTCGTTTGAATTACTTTAGATTAGTACCAGTTACTCTAACAGATGTAGAATCTCCTTGTGAAGGAACAGATACAGCTATTCCTACAAATGGTGCAGTCCCTACTGCAATGAATTTTACAGCAGCGACTCCTGTAACTTTACCATCTCCAAATGGACAGGTTACACTGACTTTTGATGCAAGTGGTGATACAGAAATAAGACAAATAAGAGTGTATAGATATAGAAATGGAGACCCTATTCCACCTACGCCATCTGTTACATTTACATCTGGTATTGATGAAACTACTACATCAGTAGCAGTAGCAGGTCTATTTCCTTCTCCTCCCTCTACTTGTTTTAGAATAACTCAAGTAAATGCTTGTGGGGAGGAAAGTCCTATCTCTGGAGAACAATGTGCCAGCATTACTGTACAGCCAGAAATCTGTAATAACAGCATAGATGATGATGGAGATGGAAATATAGATTGTGGAGACCCAGACTGTGCAGGAATAGATGACTGTCCTGGTTGTATCTTTCAAATTACAGACCCAGGAGAATTTCAGTTATTTCAGTTTAAAGTAATTCCTGTAAATGGTAATAATATTGGTTATCAAACTCCTATTTTTGGAGATGTTGATGGCGATGGAGAAACTGAAATTGTAGTTCTTGGAGATAATGGAATTATAAGTGTTTTAAACCCTCGTAATGATGGAAACCCTGATGTAGAATATACTCAAACAGGACTTAGAGACCCAGATGGAGCAACAAGTTTACTAACGATGGCAAATGTAGATGGAGATGCTTTTATAGAGTTTTTCTATGTAACAAGCGATAATAATTCTCCTGTTGTTTCCTATCAATATGTACCTGGAGTAGGCTTTCAATTAGAGTGGGAAAGTGATGACCCAGCTATAAATCCAATAGCAGCAAGAAGAGTTTCTAATACAGATAGAGCAAATACAAACTTGACTGACTTTAACGAAGATGGTGTTCCAGAGGTTTATACAGGAGGCACAATCTTTAATGCACAAACAGGAGAATGGCTAGGTTATGTAGGTGCTGGAAACCCTGATGGTGACCCAAGAGATACAGGAGACCCTATCTTTCAAATATCTAATGCTGCTGATGTTTTACCAAATGCTTTTTGTGCAGATTGTGCAGGACTTGAACTACTTGCTGGAAATACAGTCTATTCAGTAAATATTGCTACCAACACAATAACTCCTGTTGCAGTAGCTCCTATTCCTCTAATAGGAGGGTTTAGAGATGCTGTGATGTCTGTTGCTGATATGGATAATGATGGTGATATTGATGCTGTTGTATCTGGTTATGGTAGAATTTATGTTTGGGATATTCAAACTCCCACACTTCTTTCTAATGTTTTTGATTTAAGAGCTTATAATCCTGGGGATTTCATAAATGGTGTAGAAGGGGTGGGAGGAGCAAATCCTTACTCAGGTATTCCTACTATAAATGACTTTGATAATGATGGTAGAAACGAATTTGGTGTAACCAAAGCAAATGGCGTAGTTATGTTTAATGATGTAGATACTGCTAATATTGCTGCAAACGGTGGAGATTTACAGCCGATGTGGACATTACCGACAACAGATGATTCGGGTACTACAGGACTTTCTTCTTTTGATTTCTTAGGAACAGGGTTCGCTAACCTTGTTTATAGAGACCAAACAAAAGTACGTATTTTCCAAGGAGCAAGTGGAGATGTTTATTTCAACTCTCAAACCTCTGGCTTTCCTACCTGTGCAAGTGGTACAGGAATGGAAATTCCAACTATTGGAGATGTAAATAATGACGGACAAACAGAGATAATCGCTTCTTGTAATGGTAGGGTAATCATTTATCAGTCTTCAAATATTCCTTGGCTACCTTCTCGTGATGTGTGGAATCAAGTAAATTATAATATCACAAATATCAATGGAGATTTAACTGTTCCTGCTACCATCACAACCCCAAATTATTTGACAGTCGCTCCTCCACTCAATAATTATATGGCACAGCGTCCTCTTAGTAATTCTACAGTTCCTTTTATTCCTGCTGCTGATATTGTAGCTTTAGTAGATGTAGATGATGGTGCAATTAATTTAGGAAATTGTCCTAGTGAAGTAACCTTTACTATCGATATAGAGAATCAAGGAGATGCAGATGTGACGGTACAATATCCAATTACTTTTTATAGTAATGACCCACAAGGTTCTTCTTGGACTCAGTTAAGTAACTTTGCAATTAATGATGGTTTAGCTGTTGGAGAACAAAGAGAATACACTTATTCCTTTCCTCTGACAAGTGATCCTGCTGACGTATATGTTGTACTCAATGATGCTGGAGGTAGCACACCAGGAAGCCCTATTTCTTTACCTAATACTTCTGTTGCAGAATGTGAATACAATAATAATTTCTTAGGACCTTATACTATTGCAAATTGCTTTGACCCTCTTCCAATTCAGCTTATTTATTTTAATGGACAAGACAAGGGGGATAAAGTACAATTAGATTGGGCGACAGCATCAGAAAAAGATAATGCTTACTTTGAAGTTCAGCGTAGTTTTGATGGACAAGATTTTGTAACTATTGATGTTATTCAGGGACAAAAAATTTCTACTCAAACAAGAGAATATCAGACCTTTGATTATGAAAACTGGACTGGGGTAGTATATTACAGACTCAAGCAAGTAGATACAGATGGCACTCCTACACTTAGTAATACAATTGTGTTTAGAAGAAACAACGATTTAGATATTACGATTTATCCTAATCCAATTTCTTCAGGACAAAACTTAAATATTGAAGGGCTAAATGGAGAATGGAAGGCTATTCTGTACGATATGGCAGGTAGAAGTATTGAAAGCTGGAATATTACTTTTGATAGACAAACCTATACGACACCTTTTCCAAATCTTCAAAGGGGAATGTATATCATTCAATTAGAATCCTTAGACAATAATGAAGAAGGAAAAATTATTAAGAAAATAATTGTAGAGTAA